One Panicum virgatum strain AP13 chromosome 3N, P.virgatum_v5, whole genome shotgun sequence DNA segment encodes these proteins:
- the LOC120665528 gene encoding protein RESISTANCE TO PHYTOPHTHORA 1, chloroplastic-like isoform X2, translating to MGVQRLLRLRMASHPCPRPAAVAPRAARPLSFLLLAPSHLSCAARPCRGLAAASPSRGAAGRRLPCVSALSSSTPPPGPVHKSEEEWQAILMPEQFSILRLKGTERRKHSLVRARTDGSGSGAAAAEASTVGDNLEGEESGSGEVVASAGSSEGKQPPPVNPKIEKELKKAVQKTAATFAPRASTKTKNPAVPGSALYTVFEVQGYVTMLLGGVLSFNLVFPSNEPDIWRLMGMWSIWMFTIPSLRARDCSNKEKEALNYLFLLIPLINVIIPFFVKSFAVVWSADTVAFFLMYAWKLE from the exons ATGGGCGTCCAGCGTCTGCTGAGGCTGAGGATGGCATCGCACCCGtgcccccgccccgccgccgtggcgccgcgcgccgcgcgcccgctgtccttcctcctcctcgccccctCGCACCTCtcgtgcgcggcgcggccctgcaggggcctcgcggcggcgtccccgtcgcgcggcgcggcgggacgGAGGTTGCCCTGCGTGTCGGCGCTGTCGTCGTCGACCCCGCCGCCAGGGCCCGTGCACAAGTCGGAGGAGGAGTGGCAGGCCATCCTCATGCCGGAGCAGTTCAGCATCCTCCGCCTCAAGGGCACCGA GCGGAGGAAGCACAGTTTAGTGCGCGCAAGAACTGATGGTTCGGGGTCCGGTGCTGCGGCAGCCGAGGCATCCACCGTGGGAGACAATTTGGAAGGGGAGGAAAGCGGCAGCGGGGAGGTAGTTGCTTCGGCTGGTTCATCGGAAGGGAAGCAGCCGCCTCCTGTCAATCCCAAGATCGAAAAGGAGCTCAAGAAG GCAGTTCAGAAGACTGCGGCAACCTTTGCACCGAGGGCATCCACGAAAACAAAGAACCCTGCTGTCCCTGGAAGCGCCCTGTACACTGTTTTTGAAGTCCAGGGATACGTCACCATGTTGTTGGGTGGAGTCCTTTCCTTCAATCTCGTGTTCCCATCAAATGAGCCTGACATCTGGAGGTTGATGGGAATGTGGTCCATTTGGATGTTCA CTATACCTTCACTTCGGGCCCGTGACTGCTCAAACAAGGAGAAAGAGGCTCTCAACTACTTATTTCTCCTTATTCCCCTGATCAATGTTATAATTCCATTCTTTGTGAAATCCTTCGCTGTTGTCTGGTCAGCTGATACAGTTGCTTTCTTTTTGATGTATGCATGGAAG CTTGAATGA
- the LOC120665529 gene encoding peptide methionine sulfoxide reductase B5-like, giving the protein MRVQRLLSLRMASHSCPRPAAVAPRASRPLSSLLLAPSPAAAPFSCAARPCRGLAAASPSRGPAGQRLPGVSAMSSSTPPPGPVQKSEEEWQAILTPEQFNILRLKGTEYPGTGEYDKFFDEGIYKCAGCGTPLYKSSTKFDSGCGWPAFYEGLPGAIRQTPDPDGRRTEITCAACGGHLGHIFKGEGFKTPTNTRHCVNSISLKFIPA; this is encoded by the exons ATGCGTGTCCAGCGACTGCTGAGCCTGAGGATGGCATCGCACTCGtgcccccgccccgccgccgtggcgccgcgCGCCTCACGCccgctctcctccctcctcctcgccccctcgccggccgccgcgcccttctcgtgcgcggcgcggccgtgccGGGGCCTCGCGGCGGCGTCCCCGTCGCGCGGCCCGGCGGGACAGAGGTTGCCCGGCGTGTCGGCGATGTCGTCATCGACCCCGCCGCCAGGGCCCGTGCAGAAGTCGGAGGAGGAGTGGCAGGCCATCCTCACGCCGGAGCAGTTCAACATCCTCCGCCTCAAGGGCACCGA GTACCCTGGAACAGGTGAATATGACAAGTTTTTTGATGAGGGCATTTATAAATGTGCTGGATGTGGAACTCCCTTATACAAATCATCTACAAAGTTCGACTCAGGGTGTGGCTGGCCGGCATTCTATGAGGGACTTCCTGGGGCCATAAGACAGACG CCGGACCCCGATGGGAGGCGGACAGAGATCACATGTGCTGCCTGTGGAGGACATTTGGGGCATATATTCAAAGGGGAAGGGTTTAAGACGCCTACCAACACGCGACATTGTGTTAACAGCATTTCTCTCAAGTTCATTCCAGCCTGA
- the LOC120665528 gene encoding protein RESISTANCE TO PHYTOPHTHORA 1, chloroplastic-like isoform X1, whose amino-acid sequence MGVQRLLRLRMASHPCPRPAAVAPRAARPLSFLLLAPSHLSCAARPCRGLAAASPSRGAAGRRLPCVSALSSSTPPPGPVHKSEEEWQAILMPEQFSILRLKGTERRKHSLVRARTDGSGSGAAAAEASTVGDNLEGEESGSGEVVASAGSSEGKQPPPVNPKIEKELKKAVQKTAATFAPRASTKTKNPAVPGSALYTVFEVQGYVTMLLGGVLSFNLVFPSNEPDIWRLMGMWSIWMFTIPSLRARDCSNKEKEALNYLFLLIPLINVIIPFFVKSFAVVWSADTVAFFLMYAWKLGWLQSSE is encoded by the exons ATGGGCGTCCAGCGTCTGCTGAGGCTGAGGATGGCATCGCACCCGtgcccccgccccgccgccgtggcgccgcgcgccgcgcgcccgctgtccttcctcctcctcgccccctCGCACCTCtcgtgcgcggcgcggccctgcaggggcctcgcggcggcgtccccgtcgcgcggcgcggcgggacgGAGGTTGCCCTGCGTGTCGGCGCTGTCGTCGTCGACCCCGCCGCCAGGGCCCGTGCACAAGTCGGAGGAGGAGTGGCAGGCCATCCTCATGCCGGAGCAGTTCAGCATCCTCCGCCTCAAGGGCACCGA GCGGAGGAAGCACAGTTTAGTGCGCGCAAGAACTGATGGTTCGGGGTCCGGTGCTGCGGCAGCCGAGGCATCCACCGTGGGAGACAATTTGGAAGGGGAGGAAAGCGGCAGCGGGGAGGTAGTTGCTTCGGCTGGTTCATCGGAAGGGAAGCAGCCGCCTCCTGTCAATCCCAAGATCGAAAAGGAGCTCAAGAAG GCAGTTCAGAAGACTGCGGCAACCTTTGCACCGAGGGCATCCACGAAAACAAAGAACCCTGCTGTCCCTGGAAGCGCCCTGTACACTGTTTTTGAAGTCCAGGGATACGTCACCATGTTGTTGGGTGGAGTCCTTTCCTTCAATCTCGTGTTCCCATCAAATGAGCCTGACATCTGGAGGTTGATGGGAATGTGGTCCATTTGGATGTTCA CTATACCTTCACTTCGGGCCCGTGACTGCTCAAACAAGGAGAAAGAGGCTCTCAACTACTTATTTCTCCTTATTCCCCTGATCAATGTTATAATTCCATTCTTTGTGAAATCCTTCGCTGTTGTCTGGTCAGCTGATACAGTTGCTTTCTTTTTGATGTATGCATGGAAG CTTGGATGGCTGCAAAGTTCGGAGTAA